CAATTTTATGTTGAGATGTTTGATATATATTTTCAAACGTAGCTTTGGCAGCTTGTAAAAATTGTTGATTATTATTTTGCAAAGCTCTCGAAGATAGAGATTCAAAAGCGTTAGTCAATTTTTGTTCTGCATTTTGAAGTAGCTCTATTTTTTCTTGTGTTGATTTTCGTTCTTCTTCTAACTTAGTTTTTAAACTAGATAATTCTTCTTTAAATCTAGCTTTTTCTAACTTTAGTTGTTCGTTTTGTTGTTTAAAATCAGTATTTTCTTGTTTCAGTTCTTCTATGTATTCTCTTTGAGCATTAGCTTCAGCACTCATTTTATGAGCCTGTTCAATTTCTCGTTTATAATCCGTGATTTCTAAATTTATCTGATTTAGATCGTTTTCTAATTTAATAATTATTTGATTATGATGTTGTTTTTGACTTTCTAAATCTGCTGCTAGTCTAGATATATTTTCTTTATGAGCAGTATTTTCATTTCTAAGGCGTTGATTATTCTCAGTTTCAACTAACAATCTTGCTTCCAAATTTGATGTTTTCTCTAGCTTTGCATCTGCATCACTAGATTTTTTGATTGTGTTGCGAATTTCCTGTTCATTTTCTTTTATGGTTTTTTCTAGTTGTTGAATTATAGTTTGTTTCTGCTCGTTTTCTTCTAATAGTTTTTCTCTCTGTGAGTTAAAAAGATTAGCTTTTTCGTCACTTGCCTGTTTTTGAAATTTGATAGTTTGTATTTGCGATCGCGTTATCAACCAAACACTTCCTCCACCGAGAATTAATCCCACAATTAGCCCAAATATAACTTCCATAACTAAACTAGATTGAAATAAAACAAAACTACTTTTGAAGCAGCTATCTAAATAGTTCCCTTGTAAAAGGCTTAAATTAATAAAAGTTACAAATCGTATTTTGTTTCTGATAATAATTCGAGGCAGACAAGATAATCCTTTGTGTCTGTGGGTGAAACTTAAACCAACTCCAACTCAGATAAAGCCTTGTCAATTGTACCCAACCACTCAATCAAATTATATAATTGCTTTTGAGGCTTAACTATACCTAAACCCCGCACGATGACTTTTTTTGGTGCATAGACAAAACGAGATAAAAGTTTAACTGACTGCAAAATCAGTATATTGTCTAATATCGGCAGGATGAAAACCCAACACTATTTTATCTTTAGAAATTCCTGCGTTTACTAATTCATTTGCAATACCATATTCTGTACCATCGCGATGAATCCAGATTTTGTTATCAATAATTTCTAAGTGAATAACGCAGCCATGTACTCTTTTTTTTTTGCCATCCCGAAGTCATAACCAAGTAATTATTTTGGTCATTGCTAATAATTAACTTTGACTCTATATTTCCTCGCGAGTAGGGAATAGATACATAATCAGTTAAGATATTTTTAATTTTTTCTCGATATTCTTCTATGGTATCCATTAAATTATTTCCTCGCGAGCGGCATCGAAAACAATTAATTTAAAAGTTTTTTATTTAAAAGAATTTGACCAACAGGTTCTATAAATATATCTTCAAGAGTAGTTTCTCTGATAGCTAGATATAATATACGCTCTGGCTTTGTTTCTCCTATGATATCCAAATACAAAGTATATTGACCCAACGCTTGTTGTAGATCGGCTACTTGCGAGTTACCAACAAAGCTTTTTATTTCTACAGCTATTTTTTCACTACCTTTGTGTGCTGCAATTAATTTTTCTGCGCCAAGATCGACATATAAATCTTTATTGCCCCATTGTTAATTTCAGCGGATCGTTGGTAATGCTCTACCCGTCTTTAATTAGAGCATTTTTAACATTGTTGTGAAAAATATCTTTTGCTGGCATAGTCTACACTAATTCTAATTCGGGTAAAGCCTTGTGAATTGTACCCAACCATTCAATTAAATCATTCAACTGCTTTTGAGGCTTAACAATACCCAAACCCCGCACAATAACCTTCTTCGGCGCATAAACAAAACGCGATCGCAAATGCTTAGGTAAATTCTCCGCCATCAAATTCCAAGCAGGTTCAGCCATCGGAGTTTCTAAGACAATGTTGGTTTGTCCTTCGGGTTTGATACGAGAGAAGCCAATCGCCTTAGCAATCTGTTTTAGTTCCATTACCTGGATTAGCTGCTGGGTTGCTGAAGGAATTGCACCATAGCGATCTTCCCATTCGGCTGCAATTTGGACTAGTTCTTTTTTCGAGGTAGCGGTAGCAACAGCGCGGTAAGCATCCATTTTTTGTTCGGGATCGGCAATATAGTTGGCAGGAATAAAAGCAGTGAGTTTTAAATCTATTTGGGTATCTTCTACCTTGGGTATTTCTTGCCCTTGGATTTCTTGAATCGACTCTTGCAGCATCTCCATATAGAGATCGAAGCCGATTTGCGTCATTTGTCCCGACTGTTCTGCACCCAGAAGACTACCTACCCCGCGTATTTCCATATCCCTAGTTGCTAGTTGATAACCCGAACCGAGTTGGCTAAATTCTTGTAAAGCGCGGAGTCTTTTACGGGCAAGATCTGATAAAGTCTGTTTACTGGGGTATAGTAACCAGGCGTGTGCTTGAGTCCCAGAGCGCCCAACTCTGCCTCTTAACTGATACAGTTGGGATAAGCCGAATTTCTGGGAATCTTCGACGATAATGGTATTGACGCGGGGGATATCTAAACCTGACTCGATGATGGTGGTGCAGACAAGCAAATCTGATTCGCCGTTGCTAAAGGTAAGCATGGTTGACTCTAATTCTGACTCTGGCATTTGCCCGTGAGCGATCGCAATTTTCATGCCCGGAATCATTTCCCGTAGCTGCGCGCTAACTTCTTCAATTCCTTCTACTCTGGGAACAACATAAAATATCTGTCCACCCCGATCTAATTCATTACGAATCGCATTGCGGATCACTTCAGGATTATAAGGAGAAAGATGGGTTTTAATCGGACGACGAGACGGCGGAGGAGTAGTAATTAAACTCATTTCCCGAATTCCCGACAGAGACATATATAGGGTGCGGGGAATAGGAGTAGCCGAGAGAGTTAAGACATCTACCTGTGTTTTGAAGGCTTTGATTTTTTCTTTTTGGTTTACTCCGAAGCGTTGTTCTTCATCAACTACCAACATACCTAGATCTTTGAACTTTACATCCTTCCCTAATAGCTGTTGTGTACCCACCACCACATCTAATTCCCCTGTTGCTAGCCGCTGTAAAATTTCTTTTTTCTCCGAGGGAGTGCGGAAACGATTTAATAAACCGACGTTGATGGGATAGGGGGCAAATCTTTCTTTGAAAGTGTGATAATGCTGTTGCGTCAAAATAGTTGTTGGCGCAAGTACGGCTACCTGTTTATTACCACTGGTAATTACTTTAAAAATTGCCCTGATAGCTACTTCCGTTTTACCAAAACCAACATCACCACAAACTAATCGATCCATCGGGCGATCACTTTCTAAATCTATTTTAATATCTTGGGTAGCTTTGAGTTGATCTGGGGTAGGTTGATAAGGAAAAGAATCTTCTAATTCTTGTTGCCAGGGATTATCTGGAGGATAGGCATAACCTTCTAGTTTGGAGCGTTTGGCATAGAGTTTTAATAAATCTACCGCTAACTTTTTAATATTTTTTTTAACTCTTGACTTAGTTTTTGACCAAGACTGAGTTGCCATTTTATTTAATTCTGGCGGACGTTTTTCAGTTTGCCGAAATCGAGACAGCATATCTAAAGAATCGGCAGGAACTCTTAACGTACCGTCGGCATATTGAACTACTAAATATTCGCGGTGAACTAATGTTTCTAACTCTATAAATTTACCCAAGCCGTGATGTTTATGAACTACATAATCACCTGGGCGTAATTTATTAAGATCGACTTTTTTAGAAGTAGCGCGACGGCGTTTACGAATGTAACCAGCAGTAGCTAAAGTTTGTTGTCCAAAAAATTCTTTATCAGTAACAACTACAATGCGATAGGTAGGTAAAATAAACCCTTCTAACTCCGCTAAACCCGAATATTTTACTGCTACTGCGGTACTCTGAATTTGAGCTTTTTCAATTGCCCGAAAGTCTTGTGGATTTGGTACAAACTGCACTGGACAATCATGTTCTTCTAATAGCGAAGCAGAACGACTGGGTTGGGCTGAAACTAACCATGCCTGATACTTTTCTAGCGTCATCCCGCTGTATATTTCTCGCTTACCTCTAAGAATTGCAGCTAGTTTAGCAAATTGATGCGGCGTGGTAGGAATCGGACGTGCCTGTAAATTGTGTACCGACACCGCGTCAGGATTAGCTATGTCTAAACGGGGTTTTGCTTCCGCAATTTCTGATAAATAAATGCAGTTAAAGTTATTACTTTTAGCTATACAAGTTTGAAACTCAGCGTGTATTTTGGGCAGACTTAATGCTAAACTTTCCCATTGAAATTGAGCCAATTCGATCCAGCGATCGCTATGGGCCTGACACTGTTCTAATTCATCAATGGCAATTAAAGTATTATCAGGTAAATAATCTAGAAGTGAAGCAGTTTGTTGAAAAGCAATACCTAAAAACCGCTTCATTCCTTCAGGAGGATTACCTTCTAGTAAAGCTTCTAATTCTGCATCATCTAAATAGCTTTCAATACTCTTACCGCTTTCTAAAATACTGTTAGCAATAATGTTACTAAAAGAAGTTGGCGTTAATAATAACCGCGGCAGCTTATCTAAAGATCTTTGACTAGCAGGATCGAACTCTTTTATTTGTTCTAATTCATCCCCAAACCAATCCAGTCTGACGGGTAGTTCAGCCGAAACGGGGAAAATATCGACAATATCCCCTCGTCTACTCCATTGTCCTTCGGTTTCTACTAAAGATACCCGTTCATAACCCAATCTAGCTAGAGATTCATCCAACTGTTTTGAGGTCAATTCCATTTTAGGGTAAAGCGTCAGACAATAAGACTGAAATACTTCTGGGGGTGGTAAATGAGGCTGGAGCGATCGCTCTGTAGCTACAATAGCTATAGGCTGATTATTATGTACTTTTCCCTTTTCCCTACCCTCTTGACTGATGACTGATAGTACCTGCATCTGTCCCCAAGTAATCTCTGATTCGGGGTCAAAAGGGTCATAGGGACTCGCTTCGGAGGTAGGATAAAAATTTACCGTCTGCCACCCCATCGCCTCTAATTGGGCAGCCCAACGCCCGCCTTCTTCTAGGGTAGGACATATCACTAATAAATTCTTTGCTTCGGCTTTTGCCAAACTAGAACTAACAATACCCTTGGGTAAGCGGGGTATACCGTTGAGTAGTAAAGATTGTCCTTTGTCTAGTTTAGTTATTAGTTCTTTAGTCAAAGGCGATTTCTCGATCGTCCGTACTACTGATGCAAAAGCCATAATTTGAAAGGATGATGGTTTAAAGGATATAGAAATAAAAATTTTTTACTCTCTTAAAAAGAGTAACGAAAAATAAGACCTATTAGTGCAGATAAATCGGACTTATAGCAAAATTCATGGTTTATTACCGTTGTTAAATAGTACGAGCTAATCTAAATAGAGATCGCCTATAAACATTAACATCCGTAATTAATACAAAAAAAAACTTTATTCTTAGCTAAAGCATCAATCATTACCGATAATTTTGGGTTTAAAGCTTCGCACTTTATGGCGATATACCTATTAGCTATTAGCTCTTAGCTATTAGCCTAGAATCACCAATATTTTAAGTCGGTGAGCAGTCAAACACTGAGTAACTCAAAAAGTCATTTGTTCAAATTAAATTCAACATCATTTCATTACTAGGAGTAAAACCAATATTTTCGTAGACAGGCTTTCCTGAAAGTGAAGCATGAAGCACAGCCTTGGTGCAGTTTAAAGTTTTTAAATAATCAATAGCTGTTTTAGTTAACTGGCTAGCAATACCCTGACGGCGATAATCTGGCAGAACATATACATTCCAGATATAGCCATAGTTGCGATATTCTATTTTAAAAGAGGAAGGATATAAACCTGCAAATAGCTGACAGCTAACCGATCCGACTATTTTGTCTTCTACTTGAGCTACAAAAGTCTGAAATTTTAACTCTCGGGCTTGTTGAATAAACTTGAGCGTAACATCCAACCAATCATTACGAATCAAAGTTGAAGAAATATTGTTGTCCAACCAAAGTTGATAGAAATGTTCGGCAATTACGGAATCTATTTTAGGTGTCGCGCAATCGATAACTGCTTGAGAGACAGACATACAGATTGTTAGTTAGCTATTAGAAGCCATTCTAAATTTATATTTTAAAATTATTTGCTGGGCAAATAATTTTTATTAAATTAATTAAACTAAATTGCGATCGCTCAAAATTTCATAGCCATCTTGGGTGACTAATACGGTATGCTCAAATTGGGCAGATAGATTATTATCTACGGTAACTACTGTCCAGCGATCGCGCAATACTCTAGTATGCTTAGAACCTGCATTAAGTATCGGTTCAATCGCCAAAGTCATTCCTGCTTTCAATTTGACGTTAGGCATCCATTTATTACGATGATTAAATACTGATGGTGCTTCGTGCAGATTTTTACCAACACCATGTCCAGTATATTGTTCTACTATGCTATAGCCATTTGCCTTTACATGGTCTTCTACTGCCCCAGCAATATCTAATAGATGATTACCCGCCTTTACTTGTTCTATGCCTTTGTATAAAGCTTCTTCGGCAACCTTAATTAATTTAGCAGCGTCTTTAGTTACCTTGTTACCTACGGCAATGGTGATACAGGAGTCACCATGAAACCCCTCACAATAAGCACCCGTATCTACTTTTAAAACATCTCCGCGATGAAGCACTTTTTTGGCATTAGGAATGCCGTGTACTACCTCGTTATTAACGCTGGCGCAGATTGAGGCAGGAAACCCATAATAACCTTTAAAGCTAGGAGTTGCAGCCATTTCACGAATACGCTGTTCGGCATATTCATCTAAATCTGCGGTTGTCATTCCTGGTTTAGCTATCTCTTGAATTTCTTTCAGCACTGTTGCTACAATTTTCGCTGAACGACGCATTTTCTCAATTTCTGGCGCAGACTTAATTAAGATACCGCGCGGATTACGATTTAGTGCGGGTAATTCATTAGATGTGGATGTGTCGGAATTTGAAGTTGGTTTTGATTTGGGAAAAAAAAGATTAGTAATAATATTCATTAAATGTAGTGTTATTTATATCTTTAATCTAAGTATATCGCTAACTGATTACGCTATTGATTTTGTTCATTATAGGCAGCATAAACTCCCTGAACGTTATACCAGTTAAGGAAGATACGTGCTACCTGTTCGGCTAGCTGTGGTTTTTGATGCTCGATTAACCACTGCAAAACAGGTTCAAGAGTGCGTTCGTTTAATGTTCCTCTTAATGATAATATGCCCCAAAGCAGACGATGTAAAGCTGTCATTTGAATCATCATTTTGACATCGAAGGTAGGATGTTTTTGATAAAAAACCACCCCCATTTTTCCTCGTTCAATTTCTTGGTCAATCATCTTAGGAATCTGCTCTAAATTAAAAGCAGGATGCCAATGATAACCGACAGCTTGAGGACATTTTATGAGTTTTAAATTTAGCTTTTTAAGGCGTACTCCTAATTCTAAATCTTCCCAGCCATAGAGTTGAAAACCCGTGTCAAATAAACCCGCCTCTTCTAACCACTTACGGGAGATTGCTACATTGCCAGTCGCAAAATAAGCAGCGGAAAAGTCAATTATTTTGTAAGGTTCAGAAGTGGGATTATCAAAGTTATTAGTATTAATTACTGCACCATAAGTAAACAGGCGATCGCTTCCTAGATCTTGCTCACCTTTGATTAAAGCATCGGCGTGAGATTGTAAAAAACTTGAGGTAACAACTAAATCGCTATCAATGAAAATTATGCTGTCGCCTGTAGAATTTTTTACGCCCAAATTTCTAGCAGCAGCAGCACCTTGATGATCTTGCTCGAATACTTTTACATGAGGTAAATTAGCTCGATTTTCTCTCAGCCAAGCTAATGTTCGATCGCTCGATCCATCGTCAACTATTACTATTTCATAATTGCTAACTCGATCGTTAATTAATTCCTGTTTTTCTAAAGCAACAAGACATTTTTGAAGTATCGGCAAGCGATTATAAGTAGGAATTACCACACTAATATACATCTATAAAAGCTCTTGTTTTAAAAAAACCAAGTATAACATCCGAACTTTTGCTCGAATATTAACTTATTAACCTTCTGAGTACAGTGCCTTGCCCTTTCTTAAAATACTCGATTCATTTTCTTTAATAAGATTTCGATCATGGCTGCATCATCGCTATCAGGCGCAACTTTGAGAAAGTATTGGAGATCGACGATCGCCTCCTCCCAACGATTTACTTGGTAATAGAGTAAACCGCGATCGCGTATTTCTGCCACGTTTTGAGGAAATATCTTAAGGATGCCACTCATAATTAATAAAGCTTTATCTATTTCTCGGCGGTGTAGATAGATAAACTTAAGGTTGTTCAGCATTCTAACTAATATTTGCTTATTGGTTACAGGCGCAAGCCAGCTAGGATCGAGCTTTACCTGTTGTTGATAAATCTTATCTAGTCTTATTTGACAGTCGTGTTCAAATAAGATTTCTCCTTGGTTAAAAGCATCGACAAAAATTTCCGAATCTTCAAATTCAGGGCGAATTAAGAAATGTCCAGGCATGCCAATTCCTACCATCGGAAAATTAAGACGTTGAGCGATCGCTAAATAAATTACTGCCAGGGTTATGGGAATTCCTACCTTTCTTTCAATTACTTGATTTAAAAAGCTATTGTCAGGATCGTAATAATTATGTTGATTACCGCGAAATTGCAAGCGCTCAAATAAATGATTGTTAATTAATTTAATTACTTTTAAAGGATAGCGTTCGGCGGTTAATTGAGATTCAATTTCCAAAGCGATCGCTGTTAAAATATCTAAATATTTCTGAACATTTAAATTGGGATATTCTGCTTGAGCAAAATAAAGAGAGGCTTTAGCTAAATCTATGTGATTATCTGGTTGATTAACTTCTTGATAAAAGTTATGCCATAGTAATTGATTATCCATCGGGCTGGCAATTGATTTG
The sequence above is a segment of the Coleofasciculaceae cyanobacterium genome. Coding sequences within it:
- a CDS encoding element excision factor XisI family protein; this translates as MHLEIIDNKIWIHRDGTEYGIANELVNAGISKDKIVLGFHPADIRQYTDFAVS
- a CDS encoding element excision factor XisI family protein; this encodes MDTIEEYREKIKNILTDYVSIPYSRGNIESKLIISNDQNNYLVMTSGWQKKKSTWLRYSLRNY
- a CDS encoding element excision factor XisH family protein, which gives rise to MAAHKGSEKIAVEIKSFVGNSQVADLQQALGQYTLYLDIIGETKPERILYLAIRETTLEDIFIEPVGQILLNKKLLN
- the mfd gene encoding transcription-repair coupling factor, giving the protein MAFASVVRTIEKSPLTKELITKLDKGQSLLLNGIPRLPKGIVSSSLAKAEAKNLLVICPTLEEGGRWAAQLEAMGWQTVNFYPTSEASPYDPFDPESEITWGQMQVLSVISQEGREKGKVHNNQPIAIVATERSLQPHLPPPEVFQSYCLTLYPKMELTSKQLDESLARLGYERVSLVETEGQWSRRGDIVDIFPVSAELPVRLDWFGDELEQIKEFDPASQRSLDKLPRLLLTPTSFSNIIANSILESGKSIESYLDDAELEALLEGNPPEGMKRFLGIAFQQTASLLDYLPDNTLIAIDELEQCQAHSDRWIELAQFQWESLALSLPKIHAEFQTCIAKSNNFNCIYLSEIAEAKPRLDIANPDAVSVHNLQARPIPTTPHQFAKLAAILRGKREIYSGMTLEKYQAWLVSAQPSRSASLLEEHDCPVQFVPNPQDFRAIEKAQIQSTAVAVKYSGLAELEGFILPTYRIVVVTDKEFFGQQTLATAGYIRKRRRATSKKVDLNKLRPGDYVVHKHHGLGKFIELETLVHREYLVVQYADGTLRVPADSLDMLSRFRQTEKRPPELNKMATQSWSKTKSRVKKNIKKLAVDLLKLYAKRSKLEGYAYPPDNPWQQELEDSFPYQPTPDQLKATQDIKIDLESDRPMDRLVCGDVGFGKTEVAIRAIFKVITSGNKQVAVLAPTTILTQQHYHTFKERFAPYPINVGLLNRFRTPSEKKEILQRLATGELDVVVGTQQLLGKDVKFKDLGMLVVDEEQRFGVNQKEKIKAFKTQVDVLTLSATPIPRTLYMSLSGIREMSLITTPPPSRRPIKTHLSPYNPEVIRNAIRNELDRGGQIFYVVPRVEGIEEVSAQLREMIPGMKIAIAHGQMPESELESTMLTFSNGESDLLVCTTIIESGLDIPRVNTIIVEDSQKFGLSQLYQLRGRVGRSGTQAHAWLLYPSKQTLSDLARKRLRALQEFSQLGSGYQLATRDMEIRGVGSLLGAEQSGQMTQIGFDLYMEMLQESIQEIQGQEIPKVEDTQIDLKLTAFIPANYIADPEQKMDAYRAVATATSKKELVQIAAEWEDRYGAIPSATQQLIQVMELKQIAKAIGFSRIKPEGQTNIVLETPMAEPAWNLMAENLPKHLRSRFVYAPKKVIVRGLGIVKPQKQLNDLIEWLGTIHKALPELELV
- a CDS encoding GNAT family N-acetyltransferase, whose translation is MSVSQAVIDCATPKIDSVIAEHFYQLWLDNNISSTLIRNDWLDVTLKFIQQARELKFQTFVAQVEDKIVGSVSCQLFAGLYPSSFKIEYRNYGYIWNVYVLPDYRRQGIASQLTKTAIDYLKTLNCTKAVLHASLSGKPVYENIGFTPSNEMMLNLI
- the map gene encoding type I methionyl aminopeptidase, producing the protein MNIITNLFFPKSKPTSNSDTSTSNELPALNRNPRGILIKSAPEIEKMRRSAKIVATVLKEIQEIAKPGMTTADLDEYAEQRIREMAATPSFKGYYGFPASICASVNNEVVHGIPNAKKVLHRGDVLKVDTGAYCEGFHGDSCITIAVGNKVTKDAAKLIKVAEEALYKGIEQVKAGNHLLDIAGAVEDHVKANGYSIVEQYTGHGVGKNLHEAPSVFNHRNKWMPNVKLKAGMTLAIEPILNAGSKHTRVLRDRWTVVTVDNNLSAQFEHTVLVTQDGYEILSDRNLV
- a CDS encoding glycosyltransferase family 2 protein gives rise to the protein MYISVVIPTYNRLPILQKCLVALEKQELINDRVSNYEIVIVDDGSSDRTLAWLRENRANLPHVKVFEQDHQGAAAARNLGVKNSTGDSIIFIDSDLVVTSSFLQSHADALIKGEQDLGSDRLFTYGAVINTNNFDNPTSEPYKIIDFSAAYFATGNVAISRKWLEEAGLFDTGFQLYGWEDLELGVRLKKLNLKLIKCPQAVGYHWHPAFNLEQIPKMIDQEIERGKMGVVFYQKHPTFDVKMMIQMTALHRLLWGILSLRGTLNERTLEPVLQWLIEHQKPQLAEQVARIFLNWYNVQGVYAAYNEQNQ
- a CDS encoding transglutaminase-like domain-containing protein, giving the protein MDNQLLWHNFYQEVNQPDNHIDLAKASLYFAQAEYPNLNVQKYLDILTAIALEIESQLTAERYPLKVIKLINNHLFERLQFRGNQHNYYDPDNSFLNQVIERKVGIPITLAVIYLAIAQRLNFPMVGIGMPGHFLIRPEFEDSEIFVDAFNQGEILFEHDCQIRLDKIYQQQVKLDPSWLAPVTNKQILVRMLNNLKFIYLHRREIDKALLIMSGILKIFPQNVAEIRDRGLLYYQVNRWEEAIVDLQYFLKVAPDSDDAAMIEILLKKMNRVF